In Daucus carota subsp. sativus chromosome 4, DH1 v3.0, whole genome shotgun sequence, one DNA window encodes the following:
- the LOC108216462 gene encoding protein COFACTOR ASSEMBLY OF COMPLEX C SUBUNIT B CCB1, chloroplastic, producing the protein MASSANSLIPPIHTLPCSKFRPRFSTPIHQLSQPWPTLKRPRKLVLQVVSSLAPDPLLSDPTSLFLISENVGYSTASYYTSLGLFVISVPGLWSLIKRSVKSKIVKKTFIGEGEGKMKKPSQMAGEILSFFTRNSFAVLDKGETITFEGMMAPSRGQAALLTFCTCISLGSVALVLTITNPEVGNNWFWLTILSPLAGAYYWKRASRTEQIKVKMILAEDGTLSEIVVQGDDQQVEQMRKELQLSEKGMVYVKGLFERG; encoded by the exons atggcatcctcagcTAATTCACTCATCCCTCCCATACATACACTGCCTTGTTCTAAGTTTCGACCAAGATTTTCAACCCCAATTCACCAGCTCAGCCAGCCATGGCCAACCCTCAAACGACCCAGAAAGCTCGTGCTTCAAGTCGTCTCTTCCCTCGCACCTGACCCCCTCTTGTCAGACCCAACTTCTCTCTTTTTAATCTCGGAAAATGTGGGCTACTCAACTGCAAGTTATTACACTTCTCTCGGTCTTTTTGTCATTTCTGTTCCGGGGCTCTGGTCTCTTATCAAGCGCTCGGTTAAATCCAAG ATTGTGAAGAAGACATTTATAGGAGAAGGCGAAGGTAAAATGAAGAAGCCGAGTCAAATGGCAGGGGAGATACTTTCATTTTTCACTCGCAACAGCTTTGCGGTGTTAGATAAGGGAGAGACCATAAC ATTTGAAGGCATGATGGCGCCCAGCCGAGGACAAGCAGCACTACTCACATTCTGTACCTGCATAAGCTTGGGAAGTGTTGCCCTTGTTCTGACGATAACAAATCCTGAGGTGGGAAACAATTGGTTCTGGCTAACCATCTTAAGCCCTTTAGC AGGAGCTTACTATTGGAAGCGCGCTTCAAGAACAGAGCAGATCAAGGTTAAAATGATATTGGCAGAAGACGGGACACTGTCAGAAATTGTTGTCCAAGGCGATGACCAGCAAGTAGAACAGATGAGGAAGGAGCTTCAGCTAAGTGAAAAGGGAATGGTTTATGTCAAAGGACTCTTTGAGAGAGGATGA
- the LOC108219114 gene encoding uncharacterized protein LOC108219114 isoform X1, translating to MAADQWRKRLSSASVVGYTSRQQHSMKRKKLASPQCDASIASTIVLEWDDTRKSVVAKKEQVGIAQRDLSPFIDAVPSCRNILADIVNVPQGTFDLENLSDVLSFEVWQTHLSEKERSFLTQFLPEGTEAQQVVQDLLAGDNFHFGNPFIKWSSSLCSGDLHPDAVLKKEHLVKANKKVYYSELQNYHYDMIKDLQILKARWSQMDPENDIGQNFWRSRKHVEKALPTNANKFAVHESDENLTSESCSSAAGDKACSGDELNFRSLQESQKRKGSMEDFHDDASDGLKVVARKRKGEKIQMRNVQSGDGAKYMSYIKVSKEQHQRVKSSMKHSSNSIQSKSLNHVLGDIDTYYVQPYKVFEEEERHKLHVHWSKLANVDIAAALTNWRRRQIEKRQVMQSLSKELAEDKKSNKSMSDDQVGDEESDSSSTEDEGSEISNRLLEDQMNNATTKREPSIAFEDGEEQSPNCLFHQQTDNTAAINEPVMVDGSDCVTIFPQNHVQHNTVVGGNDVFNAMDMGSDENILPGADDLLPDVSNFTENMSQLEVPLSQENPLSVACDVWPAASMSNAYYNPTHVSRDYSSANDFSRGYSQVMEEHPTQLINLKTDMRKVDNGKDLMSRQADDIFLGSYPNQVQSEQFQSFFRGPGSSQYNYEQKPALLSFQPLANMMIENSQPVGHFKEQLHPVALDQRLKDPFMHQSIQENMRLDGLRHALPRQDHFSAPLAPSNLNMQNWGAVANTIQLSGVSQSHPIGDEMSSHNWISGESQGRGGWSGLENTICQNQSSVNGGIGDQSLFSVLSHCNNLNPSPSPRTSFIPEQRFNQPVNYNVAVPTSNILPQMVNQRSYLNVQDTSSGLKGNNMGWTSLPHQNTPVPDSTGKPYLRYWNH from the exons ATGGCTGCTGATCAGTGGAGGAAACGTTTAAGCTCTGCCAGTGTTGTTGGTTACACTTCTCGGCAGCAACACAGTATGAAAAGGAAGAAATTAGCATCACCACAATGTGATGCAAGCATCGCGTCTACTATAGTTCTCGAGTGGGATGACACTAGGAAGAGTGTCGTGGCCAAGAAGGAGCAGGTTGGCATTGCGCAGAGAGATTTGTCACCTTTTATTGATGCAGTTCCCAGTTGCCGCAATATATTAGCTGACATAGTCAATGTTCCTCAAGGAACTTTTGACTTGGAAAATTTGAGTGACGTGCTTTCGTTTGAG GTCTGGCAAACTCATCTATCTGAGAAAGAGAGAAGCTTCCTCACTCAGTTTCTGCCAGAAGGGACCGAGGCTCAACAAGTTGTCCAAGACTTGCTTGCGGGAGATAATTTTCACTTCGGGAATCCATTTATAAAATG GAGTTCCTCACTTTGTTCCGGTGATCTTCATCCTGATGCTGTTCTTAAAAAGGAACATCTTGTAAAGGCTAACAAGAAGGTGTATTATTCGGAGCTACAGAATTACCATTATGA tatGATCAAGGATTTACAGATTCTGAAAGCAAGATGGTCACAAATGGATCCTGAAAATGATATTGGGCAAAATTTCTGGAG GTCCAGGAAGCATGTTGAGAAAGCTTTGCCGACTAATGCAAATAAATTTGCAGTTCATGAATCTGACGAGAACCTTACATCTGAATCTTGTTCTTCAGCTGCGGGTGACAAAGCATGTAGTGGTGATGAATTGAACTTTAGGTCACTGCAGGAGTCCCAGAAGCG AAAAGGCTCTATGGAGGATTTTCATGATGATGCATCTGATGGTCTCAAAGTGGTAGCAAGGAAAAGAAAGGGAGAAAAAATACAGATGCGTAATGTCCAGTCTGGTGATGGTGCCAAGTATATGTCATACATCAAG GTTAGCAAGGAGCAACACCAACGTGTTAAGAGTAGTATGAAGCATTCTAGCAATAGCATTCAGTCCAAGTCACTTAATCATGTTTTAGGTGACATTGATACATATTATGTGCAACCATACAAAGTGTTTGAGGAGGAAGAGCGCCATAAGTTGCATGTGCACTG GTCAAAGTTGGCGAATGTAGACATTGCAGCAGCTCTGACAAATTGGAGAAGAAGGCAAATAGAAAAGCGGCAAGTGATGCAATCTTTAAGCAAAGAACTG GCTGAAGATAAAAAGAGCAATAAAAGCATGTCAGATGATCAGGTTGGTGATGAAGAATCAGATTCAAGTTCAACAGAG GATGAGGGAAGCGAGATATCTAATAGATTGCTTGAGGATCAAATGAATAATGCAACTACAAAGCGTGAACCATCCATTGCGTTTGAG GATGGAGAAGAACAAAGTCCCAATTGCTTATTTCACCAGCAAACTGATAATACAGCAGCAATTAATGAACCGGTTATGGTTGATGGAAGTGATTGTGTTACCATTTTCCCACAGAATCATGTGCAACATAATACTGTAGTGGGTGGTAATGATGTGTTTAATGCGATGGATATGGGTTCTGATGAAAACATATTGCCCGGAGCTGATGATTTACTTCCTGATGTATCAAATTTTACAGAAAACATGAGCCAGTTGGAAGTTCCTCTAAGCCAGGAAAACCCTCTATCTGTTGCTTGTGATGTTTGGCCAGCAGCTAGCATGTCAAATGCCTACTACAACCCTACTCATGTAAGTCGTGATTACTCATCTGCGAATGATTTTTCACGTGGGTATTCACAAGTTATGGAAGAGCATCCCACTCAGCTGATAAATCTAAAAACTGACATGCGGAAAGTAGATAATGGGAAAGATTTGATGAGTAGACAAGCAGATGATATTTTCTTAGGTTCTTACCCTAATCAAGTGCAAAGTGAGCAATTTCAATCATTCTTCAGGGGGCCAGGCAGTTCACAGTATAACTATGAGCAGAAACCTGCACTGTTAAGTTTTCAGCCACTAGCAAATATGATGATTGAAAATAGTCAACCTGTGGGACATTTCAAGGAGCAGCTGCATCCCGTGGCACTTGATCAGAGGTTGAAGGATCCTTTCATGCATCAGAGCATACAAGAGAATATGCGTTTAGATGGCCTTAGGCATGCACTTCCAAGGCAAGATCACTTCTCGGCCCCTCTTGCCCCCTCGAATCTTAACATGCAGAATTGGGGTGCGGTTGCGAATACCATACAACTTTCAGGAGTATCCCAATCTCATCCGATTGGTGATGAAATGTCAAGTCATAATTGGATTTCTGGAGAGAGTCAAGGCCGTGGTGGTTGGTCTGGTCTAGAAAACACTATTTGCCAAAACCAGAGCTCTGTAAATGGAGGTATTGGAGATCAGAGCTTGTTTAGTGTTTTATCTCATTGCAATAACTTGAATCCTTCTCCTAGTCCTCGTACTTCATTCATCCCTGAACAACGATTTAATCAGCCTGTGAACTACAATGTCGCGGTTCctacaagtaatatattaccaCAGATGGTTAATCAACGTAGCTACTTGAATGTGCAAGACACTTCAAGTGGCCTAAAGGGCAACAATATGGGATGGACAAGCCTGCCACATCAGAATACTCCTGTACCTGATTCTACGGGTAAGCCGTACTTGAGGTACTGGAATCACTAA
- the LOC108219114 gene encoding uncharacterized protein LOC108219114 isoform X2, whose protein sequence is MAADQWRKRLSSASVVGYTSRQQHSMKRKKLASPQCDASIASTIVLEWDDTRKSVVAKKEQVGIAQRDLSPFIDAVPSCRNILADIVNVPQGTFDLENLSDVLSFEVWQTHLSEKERSFLTQFLPEGTEAQQVVQDLLAGDNFHFGNPFIKWSSSLCSGDLHPDAVLKKEHLVKANKKVYYSELQNYHYDMIKDLQILKARWSQMDPENDIGQNFWRSRKHVEKALPTNANKFAVHESDENLTSESCSSAAGDKACSGDELNFRSLQESQKRKGSMEDFHDDASDGLKVVARKRKGEKIQMRNVQSGDGAKYMSYIKVSKEQHQRVKSSMKHSSNSIQSKSLNHVLGDIDTYYVQPYKVFEEEERHKLHVHWSKLANVDIAAALTNWRRRQIEKRQVMQSLSKELAEDKKSNKSMSDDQDEGSEISNRLLEDQMNNATTKREPSIAFEDGEEQSPNCLFHQQTDNTAAINEPVMVDGSDCVTIFPQNHVQHNTVVGGNDVFNAMDMGSDENILPGADDLLPDVSNFTENMSQLEVPLSQENPLSVACDVWPAASMSNAYYNPTHVSRDYSSANDFSRGYSQVMEEHPTQLINLKTDMRKVDNGKDLMSRQADDIFLGSYPNQVQSEQFQSFFRGPGSSQYNYEQKPALLSFQPLANMMIENSQPVGHFKEQLHPVALDQRLKDPFMHQSIQENMRLDGLRHALPRQDHFSAPLAPSNLNMQNWGAVANTIQLSGVSQSHPIGDEMSSHNWISGESQGRGGWSGLENTICQNQSSVNGGIGDQSLFSVLSHCNNLNPSPSPRTSFIPEQRFNQPVNYNVAVPTSNILPQMVNQRSYLNVQDTSSGLKGNNMGWTSLPHQNTPVPDSTGKPYLRYWNH, encoded by the exons ATGGCTGCTGATCAGTGGAGGAAACGTTTAAGCTCTGCCAGTGTTGTTGGTTACACTTCTCGGCAGCAACACAGTATGAAAAGGAAGAAATTAGCATCACCACAATGTGATGCAAGCATCGCGTCTACTATAGTTCTCGAGTGGGATGACACTAGGAAGAGTGTCGTGGCCAAGAAGGAGCAGGTTGGCATTGCGCAGAGAGATTTGTCACCTTTTATTGATGCAGTTCCCAGTTGCCGCAATATATTAGCTGACATAGTCAATGTTCCTCAAGGAACTTTTGACTTGGAAAATTTGAGTGACGTGCTTTCGTTTGAG GTCTGGCAAACTCATCTATCTGAGAAAGAGAGAAGCTTCCTCACTCAGTTTCTGCCAGAAGGGACCGAGGCTCAACAAGTTGTCCAAGACTTGCTTGCGGGAGATAATTTTCACTTCGGGAATCCATTTATAAAATG GAGTTCCTCACTTTGTTCCGGTGATCTTCATCCTGATGCTGTTCTTAAAAAGGAACATCTTGTAAAGGCTAACAAGAAGGTGTATTATTCGGAGCTACAGAATTACCATTATGA tatGATCAAGGATTTACAGATTCTGAAAGCAAGATGGTCACAAATGGATCCTGAAAATGATATTGGGCAAAATTTCTGGAG GTCCAGGAAGCATGTTGAGAAAGCTTTGCCGACTAATGCAAATAAATTTGCAGTTCATGAATCTGACGAGAACCTTACATCTGAATCTTGTTCTTCAGCTGCGGGTGACAAAGCATGTAGTGGTGATGAATTGAACTTTAGGTCACTGCAGGAGTCCCAGAAGCG AAAAGGCTCTATGGAGGATTTTCATGATGATGCATCTGATGGTCTCAAAGTGGTAGCAAGGAAAAGAAAGGGAGAAAAAATACAGATGCGTAATGTCCAGTCTGGTGATGGTGCCAAGTATATGTCATACATCAAG GTTAGCAAGGAGCAACACCAACGTGTTAAGAGTAGTATGAAGCATTCTAGCAATAGCATTCAGTCCAAGTCACTTAATCATGTTTTAGGTGACATTGATACATATTATGTGCAACCATACAAAGTGTTTGAGGAGGAAGAGCGCCATAAGTTGCATGTGCACTG GTCAAAGTTGGCGAATGTAGACATTGCAGCAGCTCTGACAAATTGGAGAAGAAGGCAAATAGAAAAGCGGCAAGTGATGCAATCTTTAAGCAAAGAACTG GCTGAAGATAAAAAGAGCAATAAAAGCATGTCAGATGATCAG GATGAGGGAAGCGAGATATCTAATAGATTGCTTGAGGATCAAATGAATAATGCAACTACAAAGCGTGAACCATCCATTGCGTTTGAG GATGGAGAAGAACAAAGTCCCAATTGCTTATTTCACCAGCAAACTGATAATACAGCAGCAATTAATGAACCGGTTATGGTTGATGGAAGTGATTGTGTTACCATTTTCCCACAGAATCATGTGCAACATAATACTGTAGTGGGTGGTAATGATGTGTTTAATGCGATGGATATGGGTTCTGATGAAAACATATTGCCCGGAGCTGATGATTTACTTCCTGATGTATCAAATTTTACAGAAAACATGAGCCAGTTGGAAGTTCCTCTAAGCCAGGAAAACCCTCTATCTGTTGCTTGTGATGTTTGGCCAGCAGCTAGCATGTCAAATGCCTACTACAACCCTACTCATGTAAGTCGTGATTACTCATCTGCGAATGATTTTTCACGTGGGTATTCACAAGTTATGGAAGAGCATCCCACTCAGCTGATAAATCTAAAAACTGACATGCGGAAAGTAGATAATGGGAAAGATTTGATGAGTAGACAAGCAGATGATATTTTCTTAGGTTCTTACCCTAATCAAGTGCAAAGTGAGCAATTTCAATCATTCTTCAGGGGGCCAGGCAGTTCACAGTATAACTATGAGCAGAAACCTGCACTGTTAAGTTTTCAGCCACTAGCAAATATGATGATTGAAAATAGTCAACCTGTGGGACATTTCAAGGAGCAGCTGCATCCCGTGGCACTTGATCAGAGGTTGAAGGATCCTTTCATGCATCAGAGCATACAAGAGAATATGCGTTTAGATGGCCTTAGGCATGCACTTCCAAGGCAAGATCACTTCTCGGCCCCTCTTGCCCCCTCGAATCTTAACATGCAGAATTGGGGTGCGGTTGCGAATACCATACAACTTTCAGGAGTATCCCAATCTCATCCGATTGGTGATGAAATGTCAAGTCATAATTGGATTTCTGGAGAGAGTCAAGGCCGTGGTGGTTGGTCTGGTCTAGAAAACACTATTTGCCAAAACCAGAGCTCTGTAAATGGAGGTATTGGAGATCAGAGCTTGTTTAGTGTTTTATCTCATTGCAATAACTTGAATCCTTCTCCTAGTCCTCGTACTTCATTCATCCCTGAACAACGATTTAATCAGCCTGTGAACTACAATGTCGCGGTTCctacaagtaatatattaccaCAGATGGTTAATCAACGTAGCTACTTGAATGTGCAAGACACTTCAAGTGGCCTAAAGGGCAACAATATGGGATGGACAAGCCTGCCACATCAGAATACTCCTGTACCTGATTCTACGGGTAAGCCGTACTTGAGGTACTGGAATCACTAA
- the LOC108216641 gene encoding biogenesis of lysosome-related organelles complex 1 subunit 1, with product MEKPSSSKNLEASLLQLISNHNQSSLRLKQHTEKAKKDAIRNAVRVSDVLVEAVNGGVEECYINQKRIELEIQALASTILRFAKQTDQWLAASRSLNNAIKEIGDFENWMKTMEFDCKSINAAIRNIHQV from the exons ATGGAGAAACCATCATCATCAAAAAACTTGGAAGCTTCGTTGCTGCAACTCATTTCTAATCACAATCAATCTTCTCTCCGTCTCAAACAACACACAG AGAAAGCGAAGAAAGACGCAATTAGGAATGCGGTGCGAGTTTCGGATGTATTGGTAGAGGCAGTCAACGGAGGTGTGGAGGAGTGTTACATTAATCAGAAGCGTATCGAGCTCGAAATTCAAGCTTTAGCTTCCACTATTCTTCGTTTCGCTAAGCAGACTGACCAATGGCTTGCTGCGTCTCGTTCTCTTAATAACGCTATTAAG GAAATTGGAGACTTCGAGAACTGGATGAAGACCATGGAATTTGACTGCAAAAGCATCAATGCTGCCATCCGCAACATTCATCAAGTGTGA
- the LOC108215758 gene encoding nodulation receptor kinase isoform X2, which translates to MSKLLAPVLGGAAGAVALVVLVIVILWFCLCHNRNVSRTSDTGSSDQSMQLGRNTFELTLREAKRFSMEELFSATKDFNDRNLIGEGKFGEVYKGLLHDGMLVAIKKRPGAPSQEFIEEVRYLTSIQHRNLVNLLGYCQENGQQILVYEYIPNGSVSVHLYGAGHVSKEKLEFKHRLAIAIGAAKDENFIAKVADAGVRNFLGRGDIPSSSSQKAADEMFLAPEVREFRHFSDKSDVYSFGVFLLELMSGQEAMKLLSSDSNQNLVEWVQNCQDSGNLPAIIDQRLGNRFTTEGMEEYVQLIVRCVDPSSERRPVMNYVVTELDRILEKEMNLTTVMGEGTPVVTLGSQLFRAIK; encoded by the exons ATGTCAAAGCTTCTTGCACCTGTGCTAGGGGGTGCTGCAGGAGCCGTAGCGTTGGTGGTACTAGTTATAGTAATATTATGGTTTTGTCTATGCCATAATAGGAATGTTTCAAGAACTTCTGATACAGGGTCTTCGGATCAATCAATGCAAC TTGGAAGAAACACATTTGAGCTGACGTTGCGCGAGGCCAAACGTTTTAGCATGGAAGAATTGTTTTCGGCTACCAAAGATTTTAATGATAGAAACTTGATTGGCGAAGGAAAATTTGGGGAAGTGTACAAGGGGCTGCTTCATGATGGGATGCTTGTAGCTATAAAAAAACGACCTGGTGCTCCCAGCCAGGAATTCATTGAAGAG GTAAGATATCTCACTTCTATTCAGCATAGGAACCTCGTGAACCTTTTGGGTTACTGCCAGGAAAATGGTCAACAGATTCTTGTCTATGAGTACATACCGAATGGAAGTGTATCTGTTCACTTATATG GAGCTGGACATGTTTCAAAGGAGAAGCTTGAGTTCAAGCATAGACTTGCAATAGCTATAGGAGCAGCTAAAG ATGAAAATTTCATTGCTAAAGTTGCTGATGCCGGGGTCCGTAACTTTTTAGGAAGAGGTGATATTCCAAGCTCATCCTCTCAAAAGGCAGCAGATGAGATGTTCCTAGCCCCAGA GGTGAGGGAGTTCAGACACTTTTCTGACAAGAGTGACGTATACAGTTTTGGTGTGTTTCTGTTGGAGTTAATGAGCGGTCAAGAAGCGATGAAATTGCTCTCTTCAGATTCCAACCAAAACCTAGTTGAATGG GTGCAAAATTGTCAGGACTCGGGGAATCTTCCTGCTATCATAGATCAGAGACTAGGTAATAGATTCACTACAGAAGGCATGGAAGAGTATGTGCAGTTGATAGTCCGTTGTGTGGATCCTTCTAGTGAGAGACGTCCTGTCATGAACTATGTGGTAACGGAACTAGACCGGATACTTGAGAAAGAAATGAACTTGACGACAGTTATGGGGGAAGGAACCCCAGTTGTCACTCTTGGAAGCCAGCTTTTTAGGGCTATTAAGTGA
- the LOC108215758 gene encoding putative serine/threonine-protein kinase isoform X1, with product MSKLLAPVLGGAAGAVALVVLVIVILWFCLCHNRNVSRTSDTGSSDQSMQLGRNTFELTLREAKRFSMEELFSATKDFNDRNLIGEGKFGEVYKGLLHDGMLVAIKKRPGAPSQEFIEEVRYLTSIQHRNLVNLLGYCQENGQQILVYEYIPNGSVSVHLYGAGHVSKEKLEFKHRLAIAIGAAKGLAHIHSISPRLVHKDFKTANVLVDENFIAKVADAGVRNFLGRGDIPSSSSQKAADEMFLAPEVREFRHFSDKSDVYSFGVFLLELMSGQEAMKLLSSDSNQNLVEWVQNCQDSGNLPAIIDQRLGNRFTTEGMEEYVQLIVRCVDPSSERRPVMNYVVTELDRILEKEMNLTTVMGEGTPVVTLGSQLFRAIK from the exons ATGTCAAAGCTTCTTGCACCTGTGCTAGGGGGTGCTGCAGGAGCCGTAGCGTTGGTGGTACTAGTTATAGTAATATTATGGTTTTGTCTATGCCATAATAGGAATGTTTCAAGAACTTCTGATACAGGGTCTTCGGATCAATCAATGCAAC TTGGAAGAAACACATTTGAGCTGACGTTGCGCGAGGCCAAACGTTTTAGCATGGAAGAATTGTTTTCGGCTACCAAAGATTTTAATGATAGAAACTTGATTGGCGAAGGAAAATTTGGGGAAGTGTACAAGGGGCTGCTTCATGATGGGATGCTTGTAGCTATAAAAAAACGACCTGGTGCTCCCAGCCAGGAATTCATTGAAGAG GTAAGATATCTCACTTCTATTCAGCATAGGAACCTCGTGAACCTTTTGGGTTACTGCCAGGAAAATGGTCAACAGATTCTTGTCTATGAGTACATACCGAATGGAAGTGTATCTGTTCACTTATATG GAGCTGGACATGTTTCAAAGGAGAAGCTTGAGTTCAAGCATAGACTTGCAATAGCTATAGGAGCAGCTAAAG GTTTGGCTCATATCCATTCTATAAGCCCTCGTCTGGTACATAAGGATTTTAAAACAGCAAATGTTCTTGTAGATGAAAATTTCATTGCTAAAGTTGCTGATGCCGGGGTCCGTAACTTTTTAGGAAGAGGTGATATTCCAAGCTCATCCTCTCAAAAGGCAGCAGATGAGATGTTCCTAGCCCCAGA GGTGAGGGAGTTCAGACACTTTTCTGACAAGAGTGACGTATACAGTTTTGGTGTGTTTCTGTTGGAGTTAATGAGCGGTCAAGAAGCGATGAAATTGCTCTCTTCAGATTCCAACCAAAACCTAGTTGAATGG GTGCAAAATTGTCAGGACTCGGGGAATCTTCCTGCTATCATAGATCAGAGACTAGGTAATAGATTCACTACAGAAGGCATGGAAGAGTATGTGCAGTTGATAGTCCGTTGTGTGGATCCTTCTAGTGAGAGACGTCCTGTCATGAACTATGTGGTAACGGAACTAGACCGGATACTTGAGAAAGAAATGAACTTGACGACAGTTATGGGGGAAGGAACCCCAGTTGTCACTCTTGGAAGCCAGCTTTTTAGGGCTATTAAGTGA